One Desulfomonile tiedjei genomic window, GAGAAATCAGCCGACTCTCCGCTGCCTTTAACCACTCGCTGGGTCCATCTTATGATGTGAAGGTCTGCATTCGGTCCGAAGGTAAGTTCCCTGCCGAAGGAGACATCATAGTCCCCTCCGATCAACAAAGTCGTGATGTTCAGGTCCGACTGAATCGCATCATCCCTTTTCAAGAGCAGGCCGGCGAAATTACCGTCCCCGGGCACGTGGCCAGGCCCGTCCCAGATCCAGGGCGCATACTCCAACCTGAGCCCGATCCGGTCCCACACCCGCAAATACGAGTAGAACTCCCACAACGTCCTTTCGGGTGGGAGTCGCAAGTGTCCGACAAGGTTCAGGTAAGTTCCCTCACCTCCCCTGCTGACAACCTTGCTCGACCCGGCTATCGTGCTGAAGAAGGGACGCATCCCAAGGGCAAAGGCGTATCCTCTCTTGGGACAAAGGACTTCGCGCCGTGCCTGCCCCGCCGCCACTTCCCAATCGGAGGGACCGAAACGTGACGCTCTGCCAACACCGCCTGAGGTCACATCGGGTTGATCGGTCCCTGAAACTCTGATCTTAACCGGATACCGGTATTGCTGCTCCCACGCATCCGCCACGCTCGTTGCCATCAACATGACGGCGAGGACGAGAAGAGCACAGGGAATTCTGGTCAGGCCCCTTGCCTGCATTAGCGTACCTCCAAACGGTGTTGAACCGGAGTGTCGAAGATCTCATTGGAACTGGTTACGGAAATTTCTAGCAATGGATTTGACCTTCCCCGGAGTGTCACCGGATTTTCCCCGCTGGGTAGAGGACCCGCGAGAGCGGGCCTTCGCATGATGTTTCTGATGCCTATCCCAAACGTGGAAGAATGTCAAGATTTTTCTGATTATTATATGATTTTATTCTAAGGTGTTATGAGCTAATATTAAAGTAAATCTTTATCTATGGCAATGAATCGGTGCCGGCTCAAAAAAATTATCGAACACTAAAAGCCGGCTACTTCCCTACGCAAAAACGTTCGAAGATCCGGTCGAGGATCCCTTCGTCCACACGCTCACCAGTGATCTCTTCCAGAAAATCGAGCGCTTTTCTGATTTCCAGCGACACGATTTCCGGCTTAACTGTTCCCGCTCTGTCAAACGCTTCGATCAAATCTTTCATTGGCATCAGGGCCGCGTGCACCAGCAGCAAACCTCGGTCGGTCAAGGACCCGGAAAGGCCTGCCGTGGCCCGAGAAGTCAGTCTGTGGCCCTGGTCCGCGATGGCCTTTTCAAGAGTGCTGAGGTTTTGTCCCGTCCTTGCACTGATCGCCACCCTGGGCCAGTGGTCGGGACCGGGGATCTTGTTCTCATCCAGCGCAAGCCCGAGGTCCTGCTTGTTCAGAATTAGGATGGTATTCTTTTCTCGGCAGGCATCGAGGACCATAGCATCGGCGTCATCCATCGGCTGGGCCCCATCGAGGACAGCCAGTACAAGGTCCGCGGTCTTGATCCTCTCGTGGGTGCGCCGAATCCCCTCTTCTTCTACCGGCTCGGGATCATGTCGAATCCCTGCGGTATCGCACAGTAGATAAGCCGTTTCATCCAGGAGGAGGAAGTCGTCCACCAGATCACGGGTAGTGCCCGGATAGGGCGTCACAATAACGCGGTCACTGCGCAAGAGCGCATTAAACAGAGTGGACTTGCCCACATTCGGCTTGCCCACGATTACCGTGTTTATCCCCTGCCTCCGAATTTTTCCCGCCTCCGAATTCTCCAGCAGACCCTGCATCTGATCTGCTACACCTCTGATTATCCCCTCCAGGTCCGGCGCAGGTTCTTGATCGTCGTCATCAAAGTCAATGTGCGCTTCCAGGGTGGCGAGGCCGTCTTTCAGCGCGTCGGAAATCTGGGCCATCTCTTTGGAGACCGAGCTTTCCAGCGTTGCACGGGCTTCTTCCGCGGCAGCCATACTGCGGGCCTCAATTAGGTCGATAACCGCTTCCGCTTGAATCAGATCGAGCCTGCCGGACAGGAACGCTCGCCGGGTGAATTCCCCGCGCGTAGCAGGACGAGCGCCCAGATTCGTTATCAGACGCTCCACGGCATCCAGAACAACAGGACTGCCGTGCAAGCTCAACTCCACCATATCCTCCCCGGTATAAGAGGCCGGACTGCGCATTACTAGAGCGATCCCGTCATCAAGGGTCCTCCCGTCATGAGGATGAACGACCCTTCCGTAAACCGCGGCCCGATCCGAGAACTCTCCGCTTTTTCCCCGGGGATGGAAGATTTTCCGCAGTATGCCCAGCGCGTCGGGACCACTGATGCGAATGACTCCGATGCCCGAATAGCCGCGGGGTGTGGAAAGAGCTACGATAGTGTCACTGGATATGCTCGGTCTCGTGGTCATGGCAGGACAATTCTTGCAGGTGCATGCGAAAATAAAACTGTGGGGAAGCTCTTTTT contains:
- the mnmE gene encoding tRNA uridine-5-carboxymethylaminomethyl(34) synthesis GTPase MnmE; this translates as MTTRPSISSDTIVALSTPRGYSGIGVIRISGPDALGILRKIFHPRGKSGEFSDRAAVYGRVVHPHDGRTLDDGIALVMRSPASYTGEDMVELSLHGSPVVLDAVERLITNLGARPATRGEFTRRAFLSGRLDLIQAEAVIDLIEARSMAAAEEARATLESSVSKEMAQISDALKDGLATLEAHIDFDDDDQEPAPDLEGIIRGVADQMQGLLENSEAGKIRRQGINTVIVGKPNVGKSTLFNALLRSDRVIVTPYPGTTRDLVDDFLLLDETAYLLCDTAGIRHDPEPVEEEGIRRTHERIKTADLVLAVLDGAQPMDDADAMVLDACREKNTILILNKQDLGLALDENKIPGPDHWPRVAISARTGQNLSTLEKAIADQGHRLTSRATAGLSGSLTDRGLLLVHAALMPMKDLIEAFDRAGTVKPEIVSLEIRKALDFLEEITGERVDEGILDRIFERFCVGK